A window of the Prosthecobacter debontii genome harbors these coding sequences:
- a CDS encoding FHA domain-containing protein: MATLVFYLEDGTTLNHTLDEGSTSIGRHPDSVVVLEFPSVSGHHASIELTEAGCFIADLKSSNGTRVNGVEIEEAELKDGDRIAFGDVQAVYHVGEGPPPITVPEFVPSPEVLPHDVPPPVLKTNYRQPPPKRNPAVRRAASYDSGGGGCGTMILVIGLFLVAFLAGLYMRHHQETNGGNFFEDLADKLGTKLPKIKIEKKAGE, from the coding sequence ATGGCCACGCTTGTATTCTACCTTGAGGATGGAACGACTCTCAACCATACGTTGGATGAAGGATCTACGTCCATCGGACGACATCCGGACAGCGTTGTTGTGCTGGAATTTCCCTCCGTATCCGGACATCACGCTTCCATTGAGCTGACAGAGGCGGGCTGTTTCATCGCAGACCTGAAGTCCAGCAACGGCACCCGGGTCAACGGCGTGGAGATTGAGGAGGCCGAGCTTAAAGACGGGGACCGGATCGCTTTTGGCGATGTGCAGGCCGTGTATCACGTGGGTGAGGGGCCTCCTCCCATCACCGTGCCGGAGTTTGTGCCTTCACCGGAAGTCCTTCCGCATGATGTGCCCCCTCCCGTTCTGAAGACCAACTACCGCCAACCTCCGCCTAAGCGGAATCCAGCGGTGCGCCGAGCGGCCAGCTACGATTCTGGCGGTGGCGGTTGTGGCACCATGATTTTGGTCATCGGTCTCTTCCTCGTGGCTTTCCTGGCGGGTCTCTACATGCGGCATCACCAGGAGACGAACGGCGGCAATTTCTTTGAGGACCTCGCGGATAAACTGGGGACGAAGCTGCCCAAGATTAAGATCGAGAAAAAGGCAGGCGAGTAA
- a CDS encoding L,D-transpeptidase family protein, giving the protein MVRKSSWIQGLFAWLLPATVGTAVGGGMIAILSQPDSKTRVTLASLTTNQVVPPTATLLKPEPVPTVVPKPRPKTPAASDMVAVPQPANPAPLAAKKAAVALPPATPAKPWEWQPLVDDVRERFRTDIPDLGAMPLLHYAVLLDDAEWIDQLIGRGASANEPTPGGDTALCIAIRHMAGESARALLHGGADALQPGFERQPPIILASLRRGPDTLRALITAGADPNTRFTSPVSKTVLDRVMIRDLKHSLENDRGVTALIACAARGDVEGAAELLRAGAKPGLCTTRYKRYPINFAATQGYLFLMRIILGRQPESEPEILVTVDLTQQRAWVMKEGLIIDSCLVSTGREGYSTPAGRYVVTDKHRSWTSTLYHVAMPFFMRLNCSAIGLHSGYVTGRPASHGCIRLPYEKAKKFFDIVRVGDEVQIVH; this is encoded by the coding sequence ATGGTTAGAAAATCCAGTTGGATTCAAGGTCTTTTTGCTTGGCTGCTGCCCGCTACGGTGGGCACCGCCGTGGGCGGGGGCATGATCGCCATCCTAAGCCAACCGGACAGTAAGACGAGGGTCACCTTAGCATCTCTGACAACGAACCAAGTCGTGCCGCCTACCGCGACACTGCTGAAACCAGAGCCCGTCCCCACCGTCGTTCCGAAACCCAGGCCTAAGACTCCAGCGGCTTCCGATATGGTGGCCGTCCCTCAGCCTGCAAACCCCGCCCCTCTTGCTGCCAAGAAAGCGGCTGTGGCTCTGCCCCCGGCTACTCCAGCGAAACCCTGGGAATGGCAACCACTGGTGGACGACGTGCGCGAACGCTTCCGCACAGACATCCCTGACCTTGGCGCGATGCCTCTGCTGCACTACGCCGTTCTCCTGGATGATGCCGAGTGGATCGATCAATTGATCGGCCGGGGGGCGAGTGCCAATGAACCGACTCCTGGGGGAGACACGGCTCTGTGCATCGCGATCCGGCACATGGCGGGAGAAAGCGCGCGCGCCTTGCTCCACGGCGGTGCCGATGCCCTCCAGCCTGGGTTTGAGAGACAACCGCCAATCATCCTCGCCTCACTGCGTCGAGGCCCAGATACCTTACGTGCGTTGATCACCGCCGGGGCGGACCCGAACACGCGTTTTACCTCCCCGGTTTCCAAGACGGTGCTGGATCGGGTCATGATCCGTGACCTGAAGCACTCGCTGGAGAATGATCGAGGCGTGACCGCTTTGATTGCCTGTGCAGCGCGCGGAGATGTGGAAGGTGCAGCAGAACTCTTGCGTGCAGGGGCTAAACCTGGGCTCTGCACCACTCGTTACAAGCGCTACCCCATCAATTTCGCCGCCACGCAGGGGTATCTTTTCCTCATGCGCATCATCCTGGGCCGTCAGCCCGAGTCGGAGCCGGAGATCCTTGTCACGGTGGATCTGACCCAGCAGCGGGCTTGGGTCATGAAGGAGGGTTTGATCATCGATAGCTGCCTCGTCTCCACCGGGCGGGAAGGCTACTCCACCCCTGCGGGCCGTTACGTGGTCACGGATAAACACCGATCTTGGACCAGCACGCTGTATCATGTGGCGATGCCCTTTTTCATGCGCCTCAACTGCAGCGCCATCGGCCTGCATAGCGGTTATGTGACTGGCCGCCCCGCCTCACACGGCTGCATCCGTCTGCCTTACGAAAAGGCCAAAAAGTTCTTCGACATCGTCCGTGTGGGGGATGAGGTGCAAATCGTGCACTGA
- a CDS encoding GxxExxY protein, with translation MNQDPKPKSADLLESEGDLVSHAFIGHAMKVHAAVGPGLGEEIYHQELVGAPTKSGIEHLSKPRRDLVYRGIVADTFEPDFVIENHFIPELKCLRGSFAAEHLVQVFCYCKFWRLRTSLLVDFGKQSLMWKRLLYRSQSAGFTETTLPSFVSDPSLATAIIQAVGQCLDEVGLGYRQTTWKGLVRAAIQSGGFEVHPNPTVTVLNHPGITVCSLVVNGVCAVFVTALTDGINATDRATLQTHLRWLNLGWGIVFHFGKSKADYAFAQHSKK, from the coding sequence ATGAACCAAGATCCTAAACCCAAATCGGCCGACCTCCTTGAATCTGAGGGAGATCTGGTCTCCCATGCTTTCATTGGTCATGCCATGAAAGTGCATGCGGCGGTTGGGCCTGGGCTTGGTGAGGAGATCTATCATCAAGAGCTTGTCGGGGCGCCCACGAAGTCGGGTATCGAGCATCTATCAAAACCAAGGAGGGACTTGGTTTATCGCGGGATTGTAGCAGATACTTTTGAGCCTGATTTTGTCATCGAGAACCATTTCATCCCCGAGTTGAAATGTCTCCGTGGATCCTTCGCAGCAGAACATCTCGTTCAGGTGTTCTGCTACTGCAAATTCTGGCGGCTGCGCACGAGTCTGCTGGTTGACTTCGGTAAGCAGAGTCTGATGTGGAAGCGATTGCTGTATCGTTCGCAATCTGCAGGATTCACAGAAACCACACTCCCCAGTTTTGTCTCCGATCCCTCGCTGGCAACCGCCATCATTCAAGCGGTTGGTCAGTGCCTGGACGAAGTTGGCCTCGGTTATCGACAAACGACCTGGAAAGGCTTGGTCAGAGCTGCCATTCAATCCGGAGGTTTCGAAGTTCATCCAAATCCAACCGTCACCGTTCTCAATCATCCCGGCATCACAGTGTGCAGCCTTGTCGTCAACGGTGTGTGTGCCGTCTTTGTCACCGCTCTGACAGATGGCATCAACGCCACAGACCGCGCCACCCTTCAAACTCATCTCCGCTGGCTTAATCTAGGTTGGGGCATCGTCTTTCATTTCGGTAAATCCAAGGCCGACTACGCCTTTGCCCAACATTCCAAAAAGTAA
- a CDS encoding DUF1552 domain-containing protein: MNYLSQSWLIDRRHALKAMGSFISLPLLECMVPLRAAAAEKVTATPRRSAFIYLANGVHSLNYQITTSGKDYQFSRSLKPLEKHREAITPISGLHHPGSLSHHHNCINVWLTGGKLGPSDRNTISVDQKMAEVTAQHTRYPSLEVAITQDSLAWTADGVRLPALRRCSEIFASMFAEPKGGVAAQRRALRRKGSVLDDNLAEVRRLEKKMGTEDKGRMDQYLTSVREAEIRTRRADAWLDTPLPIISDADRTRTNRDIPDTKAGDYFRTVYDLMVLAFQTDVTRVATFSLGGEGQAISIPEIGITESRHQLSHHGGDPDYMEKLTNYDTFAIEQFSYFLTRLDETKDLSGKSLLGSTMSLFGSGMSYGHSHGNANLPLVLAGGSDLGLKHGQHLDFNKMAPEFQGYALGADGALTTAHYQLCSRPAKSDAHMSNLLLLMAQRMGVEIDQFADSNRVVAL, encoded by the coding sequence ATGAACTACCTATCTCAATCTTGGCTGATTGATCGCCGTCATGCCCTTAAAGCGATGGGCTCTTTCATTTCGCTGCCACTCTTGGAGTGCATGGTTCCGCTTCGTGCGGCAGCGGCTGAAAAAGTCACGGCGACACCACGACGCAGTGCTTTCATTTATCTGGCCAACGGAGTTCATTCACTGAATTACCAGATCACCACTTCGGGGAAGGACTACCAGTTCTCGCGCTCCCTCAAACCGTTAGAGAAGCATCGAGAGGCCATCACACCCATCAGCGGTCTGCATCATCCAGGCAGCCTCAGTCACCACCACAACTGCATCAATGTCTGGCTGACGGGGGGGAAGCTCGGCCCTTCGGATCGCAACACCATCTCGGTGGACCAGAAGATGGCCGAAGTCACCGCGCAACACACCCGCTATCCATCGCTGGAAGTGGCCATCACCCAAGACTCCCTGGCCTGGACCGCCGACGGTGTGCGGCTTCCCGCCCTGCGCCGCTGCAGTGAGATCTTCGCATCCATGTTTGCAGAACCCAAGGGTGGCGTGGCGGCTCAAAGAAGAGCGCTGCGCCGCAAGGGCAGCGTGCTAGATGACAACTTGGCTGAGGTGCGTCGGCTGGAGAAAAAAATGGGCACTGAAGACAAGGGGCGCATGGATCAATACCTCACTTCGGTGCGCGAGGCGGAGATCCGCACTCGGCGGGCCGATGCTTGGCTGGACACCCCACTTCCGATCATCTCGGATGCTGACCGCACGCGCACCAACCGGGATATCCCCGACACCAAAGCAGGGGACTATTTCCGCACCGTTTATGACCTCATGGTGCTCGCTTTTCAAACAGATGTCACCCGTGTGGCTACCTTCAGTCTAGGAGGCGAGGGACAAGCCATTTCCATTCCCGAAATCGGCATCACCGAGTCACGCCATCAGCTTAGCCACCACGGAGGTGATCCTGACTACATGGAAAAGCTGACCAACTACGACACCTTTGCCATCGAGCAGTTCAGCTACTTCCTCACACGGCTGGACGAGACCAAAGATCTCAGTGGCAAATCCTTGTTAGGCTCCACCATGTCACTCTTCGGCAGCGGCATGTCTTACGGTCACAGCCACGGCAATGCCAACCTCCCGTTGGTGCTCGCCGGCGGCTCGGACCTCGGCCTGAAACACGGTCAGCATTTGGACTTCAACAAGATGGCTCCTGAATTCCAAGGTTATGCCCTCGGTGCTGATGGAGCGTTAACCACCGCCCACTATCAACTCTGCAGTCGCCCCGCTAAATCGGATGCCCACATGAGCAATCTGCTCCTGCTCATGGCCCAGCGCATGGGCGTGGAGATTGATCAGTTCGCCGATAGCAATCGAGTGGTCGCCCTATGA
- a CDS encoding mandelate racemase/muconate lactonizing enzyme family protein, with translation MKNTDIHVTQAKIYFLPVTMRVPLKFGPETVSSVVCLRTEVTVKDRNGRSATGWGETPLSVSWVWPSTLSVSERARRMEAFSIQLAEKLVASGLVGHPMEIGQDFIHGPLAETLTAANAAAGGPEMPYLGSLVAFSAFDIAVHDAYGNLLGRDIYETYNAEFMNRDLSAFLEPEDGSGISFAGRYPADYLVKEAPKVLPVWHLVGGVDALETSDLTGSEPKDEHPVLLADWIQRDGLKCLKIKLRGTDAAWDYERMLRVGRIGLENGVKWLSADFNCTVKDPAYVNEITDRLLADEPEIYARTLYVEQPFPYDLEANQIDVRSVSARKPLFLDESAHDWEFVRLGRRLGWSGVALKTCKTQTGALLSLCWAKAHGMPLMVQDLTNPMLAIIPHVRLAAHAGTIQGVECNAMQFYPDASVIEEKIHPGLYRRRGGVVDLSTLHGTGFGYRIEDIGRELPAAAV, from the coding sequence ATGAAGAACACGGATATCCACGTCACCCAGGCCAAAATTTATTTCTTGCCCGTCACCATGCGGGTGCCGCTCAAGTTTGGGCCAGAGACGGTGAGCAGTGTGGTGTGCCTGCGCACTGAGGTGACTGTGAAGGATCGGAATGGACGCTCCGCAACCGGTTGGGGGGAGACTCCGCTGAGTGTATCTTGGGTCTGGCCGAGCACGTTATCGGTATCGGAGCGCGCCCGCCGTATGGAAGCCTTCTCCATTCAGTTGGCTGAAAAGTTGGTGGCCAGCGGCTTGGTCGGACATCCGATGGAGATCGGTCAGGATTTCATCCATGGCCCCCTGGCAGAGACTCTGACAGCTGCCAATGCCGCGGCGGGTGGCCCTGAGATGCCCTACCTAGGTTCCCTGGTGGCGTTCAGCGCCTTCGACATCGCCGTTCACGATGCCTATGGCAATCTCCTGGGCCGGGACATTTATGAGACTTACAACGCGGAATTCATGAACCGTGACCTCTCCGCGTTCCTGGAGCCCGAAGATGGCAGCGGCATCAGCTTTGCCGGGCGTTATCCGGCGGATTACCTGGTGAAAGAAGCACCGAAAGTGCTGCCGGTGTGGCATCTTGTCGGGGGTGTGGATGCTCTGGAAACCTCCGACCTGACGGGCTCCGAACCCAAAGACGAACATCCGGTGCTGCTGGCCGACTGGATCCAGCGCGACGGCCTGAAGTGCCTGAAGATCAAGCTGCGGGGCACTGATGCTGCCTGGGATTACGAACGCATGCTGCGCGTAGGTCGCATTGGCCTGGAGAATGGCGTGAAGTGGCTGAGCGCGGACTTCAACTGCACCGTCAAAGACCCTGCCTACGTCAATGAGATCACGGATCGTCTGTTGGCCGATGAGCCGGAGATCTATGCCCGCACTCTCTATGTGGAGCAGCCCTTCCCGTATGACCTGGAGGCCAATCAGATTGATGTGCGCAGTGTCTCGGCTCGCAAGCCGCTGTTCCTCGATGAAAGCGCGCATGACTGGGAATTCGTCCGCCTGGGGCGTCGCCTGGGCTGGTCCGGCGTGGCTTTGAAGACCTGTAAAACTCAGACCGGTGCCCTACTCAGTCTCTGCTGGGCCAAGGCCCATGGCATGCCGCTGATGGTGCAAGATCTCACCAATCCGATGCTGGCCATCATTCCCCACGTGCGCCTCGCCGCTCATGCGGGGACCATCCAGGGCGTCGAGTGCAATGCCATGCAGTTCTATCCCGACGCCTCCGTCATTGAGGAGAAAATCCACCCTGGCCTCTACCGCCGTCGCGGTGGGGTGGTGGATCTCAGCACGCTACATGGCACGGGCTTCGGTTATCGCATCGAGGACATCGGTCGCGAGTTGCCCGCAGCGGCCGTGTGA
- the hemC gene encoding hydroxymethylbilane synthase, whose translation MSQPSITLGTRGSELALTQTRMVTELLQAAHPGLEVVRQIIQTSGDKRQDLRFSEFNAAANVDKGIFIKELEIALEKSEIDAAVHSLKDVPSDLAAGFTIAAVLPRAPIEDVLITRQPCTLETLPQGARVGTSSVRRAAQLKWLRPDVEIVEIRGNVPTRVKKVLGEQPLDAVLLAAAGLLRLGLMKDGQIEIEGQTLAALTLNPTTFLPAAGQGAIAIECRAGDMATIQVLRALNDAETEARVTVEREFLKLLGAGCQTPVGAHTWVQGDQLTMAVRVFNEADLSAAPVELEATAPLAEPKALAADLAKQVLR comes from the coding sequence ATGTCTCAACCTTCCATCACTCTCGGCACGCGCGGTAGCGAACTGGCCCTCACGCAGACCCGCATGGTCACGGAACTGCTCCAGGCGGCGCATCCAGGGCTGGAAGTGGTGCGACAGATCATCCAGACCAGCGGCGATAAGCGCCAGGATCTGCGTTTTTCAGAGTTCAATGCCGCAGCCAACGTGGACAAGGGTATCTTCATCAAAGAGTTGGAAATCGCTCTGGAAAAAAGTGAGATCGACGCGGCCGTTCATAGCCTGAAGGATGTGCCTTCTGATCTCGCTGCGGGCTTCACCATCGCGGCAGTCTTGCCCCGCGCGCCGATTGAGGATGTGCTGATCACCCGCCAACCCTGCACCCTGGAAACCCTACCCCAAGGTGCACGTGTGGGCACCAGCAGCGTGCGCCGGGCCGCTCAGCTCAAGTGGCTGCGGCCTGATGTCGAGATCGTCGAGATTCGAGGAAACGTGCCCACTCGTGTGAAAAAGGTGCTGGGTGAGCAGCCGCTGGATGCGGTGCTGCTGGCAGCGGCAGGTCTGCTGCGCCTGGGTCTGATGAAAGATGGCCAGATCGAGATCGAAGGTCAGACACTGGCAGCATTGACACTGAACCCGACGACGTTTTTACCCGCCGCCGGACAGGGGGCGATTGCGATCGAGTGCCGTGCAGGAGACATGGCCACCATTCAAGTGCTGCGGGCTCTGAACGATGCGGAAACCGAAGCGCGAGTGACGGTGGAGCGTGAGTTCCTGAAACTGCTCGGAGCGGGCTGCCAGACTCCGGTGGGGGCCCATACCTGGGTCCAAGGCGATCAACTCACCATGGCCGTGCGGGTCTTTAACGAAGCCGACCTTTCCGCTGCTCCGGTCGAGTTGGAAGCGACGGCTCCCCTCGCAGAACCCAAGGCGTTGGCTGCGGATCTGGCGAAGCAGGTCCTGAGGTAA
- a CDS encoding DUF1592 domain-containing protein, with protein sequence MTRFGCLLSALLVADFSIVSAVGAVEPMDGFLEKHCISCHGPEKEKGDLRIDKLSRDFKLGADTHHWAEMIEQVNSGEMPPKKEKKPTQEEIAAFVTQLDSLIKEGRASRMSARPAVTHYRLSRKEYQNTVYDLLGVRYDPTQPGELNEDTLWHGLERLGSELSLSPSHVDRYYRAAEVVLERAFPAVNGEARKVRKTAAELRYNGGKTQQEALDRFGIKRPLRFLLFPGNVQNALSPQWFGKTGPEHSGLYRMRLQASGIRPLGGQPAHLSIGKRTGEETVAGIIDFDITAPEDHPQVYEFDVMLEMPATLDFCVVATDVVDRRSGAAFRNALASRGGYIFTHSSETLLLNANAPQMFDDKGNGLFSTVLLDWIEWEGPLETPAEKARREGVVPADDAAPQMIANHLHRFAERAWRRPVKAEELEPYLKSYQAELEAGEKPMEAYRVALQGVLTSRNFLYLVEGEPEAREQLNDWELASRLSYFLWSSMPDAALFTAAQKGTLHGEGLKEEVDRMLADGRINRFIDDFSRQWLQLHRVGMFPPDKKLYPNYDRWLEMSMREEPVEFFREVFQKNLPITGFLDSDWTMANARLCDFYGLPEPKGGGFQRVSLKPEDHRGGLLTMGAALGLTSDGTRHRPVHRGVWLSEVIFAKTPPPPPANVPAIEPNPPKSPKATLRDKLEAHRNDANCASCHAKIDPLGLAWDNYDAIGQWRTHEKIAAGTGANPLVNPSGEMSDGRAFKDANDFKRLLIEDRDKFVRAFIEHLCTYGLRRVLTVDDEDDLNAIATEAKKNQSGVKAIVRAVALSALMKKR encoded by the coding sequence ATGACCCGTTTCGGTTGCCTTCTCTCTGCCCTTCTTGTGGCCGACTTTAGTATCGTCAGTGCAGTCGGTGCCGTCGAGCCCATGGACGGCTTTTTGGAGAAACACTGCATCAGTTGCCACGGCCCTGAAAAAGAAAAGGGCGATCTGCGAATCGACAAGCTCTCGCGCGACTTCAAGTTAGGCGCGGACACCCATCATTGGGCGGAGATGATCGAGCAGGTGAACTCAGGTGAAATGCCTCCGAAGAAGGAGAAGAAACCGACGCAGGAAGAGATCGCCGCCTTCGTCACCCAGCTTGATTCCCTGATCAAAGAAGGGCGGGCCTCCCGGATGTCGGCGCGTCCCGCCGTCACCCATTACCGTCTGAGCCGAAAGGAATACCAAAACACCGTCTATGACCTACTGGGTGTGCGCTACGATCCGACTCAGCCAGGCGAGTTGAATGAAGACACGCTCTGGCATGGTTTGGAGCGCCTCGGTTCAGAGCTTTCTCTTTCCCCATCGCATGTGGATCGCTACTACCGCGCTGCGGAAGTGGTACTCGAACGCGCTTTTCCTGCAGTGAATGGCGAGGCTCGCAAAGTCCGCAAGACCGCCGCAGAATTGCGCTACAACGGTGGCAAGACCCAGCAGGAAGCCCTGGACCGGTTCGGCATCAAGCGGCCCCTGCGCTTCCTTCTCTTCCCAGGCAATGTCCAGAACGCGCTTTCACCTCAGTGGTTCGGGAAAACGGGGCCAGAGCACAGCGGACTGTATCGCATGCGGCTGCAGGCCAGCGGCATCCGTCCCCTCGGTGGCCAGCCCGCTCACCTGAGCATCGGCAAACGCACAGGCGAGGAGACCGTTGCGGGCATCATTGATTTTGACATCACCGCCCCCGAAGACCACCCGCAGGTGTATGAGTTCGACGTGATGCTCGAGATGCCAGCAACGTTGGATTTCTGCGTGGTGGCGACCGATGTGGTGGATCGGCGAAGTGGTGCCGCCTTTCGCAATGCCTTGGCCAGCCGTGGTGGTTACATTTTCACCCATAGCAGTGAGACTCTGCTCCTGAATGCGAACGCCCCCCAGATGTTCGATGACAAAGGCAATGGCCTCTTCTCGACGGTGCTGCTCGATTGGATCGAGTGGGAAGGGCCGCTGGAAACGCCTGCCGAAAAGGCCCGGCGTGAGGGCGTGGTGCCCGCCGATGATGCGGCCCCTCAGATGATCGCGAACCATCTGCACCGCTTTGCTGAGCGCGCTTGGCGGCGGCCCGTGAAAGCGGAGGAATTGGAGCCGTATCTGAAATCCTATCAGGCCGAGCTTGAGGCCGGCGAAAAACCCATGGAGGCGTATCGAGTGGCGTTGCAAGGCGTGCTCACCTCTCGCAACTTCCTTTACCTGGTTGAGGGAGAACCCGAGGCTCGCGAGCAGCTCAATGATTGGGAACTGGCTTCGCGACTCTCGTATTTTCTGTGGAGTTCGATGCCGGACGCCGCCCTCTTCACCGCCGCCCAAAAAGGCACCCTGCACGGCGAAGGCCTGAAGGAAGAAGTGGACCGCATGTTGGCTGACGGCCGGATCAATCGCTTCATTGACGACTTTTCTCGGCAGTGGCTGCAACTGCACCGCGTGGGCATGTTCCCGCCAGATAAGAAACTCTACCCGAACTATGATCGGTGGCTGGAGATGAGCATGCGAGAGGAGCCTGTGGAGTTCTTCCGCGAAGTGTTCCAGAAGAACCTGCCCATAACGGGCTTCCTGGATTCCGATTGGACGATGGCCAATGCTCGTCTTTGCGACTTCTACGGCTTGCCAGAACCCAAGGGTGGCGGATTCCAGCGTGTCTCCCTCAAGCCTGAGGATCATCGTGGCGGTCTGTTGACGATGGGGGCCGCGCTTGGGCTAACTTCGGACGGCACTCGGCATCGTCCGGTACATCGCGGCGTCTGGCTCAGTGAAGTCATTTTTGCCAAGACTCCTCCTCCGCCTCCCGCGAACGTGCCCGCCATTGAGCCGAATCCGCCGAAAAGCCCCAAGGCCACCCTGCGTGACAAACTGGAAGCGCACCGCAACGATGCCAACTGCGCTTCCTGCCATGCGAAGATTGATCCGTTAGGCCTCGCTTGGGATAACTACGATGCGATCGGTCAATGGCGCACTCATGAAAAGATCGCAGCCGGAACTGGTGCCAACCCTTTGGTTAATCCTAGCGGCGAGATGTCTGATGGTCGCGCCTTCAAGGATGCCAATGATTTCAAGCGTCTGCTGATTGAAGACCGTGATAAGTTTGTTCGCGCTTTCATCGAGCACCTCTGCACCTACGGCCTCCGCCGGGTGCTCACCGTGGACGACGAAGACGACCTCAACGCCATCGCCACCGAAGCCAAGAAAAACCAATCCGGTGTCAAGGCCATCGTTCGAGCGGTGGCTTTGTCTGCTTTGATGAAGAAGAGGTAA
- a CDS encoding Gfo/Idh/MocA family protein encodes MNRRSFLSTSLASSLAISPIFAANDPKTRVGVIGHTGRGNFGHGLDTMWLDMPETQIVGVADADAKGLGAAVKKLKLEKGYADYRQMLAETKPEIVAIGPRHIDQHHEMAMAAIEAGARGIYMEKPFVPTLAQADEIIAACEKHGTKMALAHRNRYHPALPLVKKMITEGLIGRSLEYRARGKEDARGGSLDLWVLGSHLLNLVHYFAGEPKSCSATVLQEGRLVTKEDVKEGSEGIGPLAGNEVHARFEMADGLPAFFDSVQNAGSKTAGFGVQIIGTEGIIDMRIDVEPLVHLLPGSPFGPNDKPRTWIPITTAGLGKPEPISDIRKRVGGHVGAGRDLIAAVKENREPLCSAKDCRVTLEMITGVFESHRLQGQRVALPLKDRGQPLTRL; translated from the coding sequence ATGAACCGGCGCTCTTTCCTGTCCACCTCCCTCGCATCGTCCTTGGCTATCTCGCCTATCTTTGCCGCCAATGACCCGAAAACCCGCGTCGGGGTGATTGGTCACACAGGTCGGGGGAACTTCGGTCACGGTTTGGATACCATGTGGCTGGACATGCCAGAAACCCAGATCGTGGGTGTGGCCGATGCGGATGCCAAAGGCCTGGGAGCCGCCGTGAAAAAACTCAAGCTGGAGAAAGGCTATGCTGACTACCGTCAGATGCTGGCAGAAACCAAGCCTGAGATCGTCGCCATCGGCCCTCGTCACATTGACCAGCATCATGAGATGGCCATGGCGGCTATCGAAGCTGGAGCAAGGGGCATTTACATGGAGAAGCCCTTCGTGCCCACCTTGGCCCAAGCGGATGAGATCATTGCAGCCTGTGAAAAACACGGCACCAAAATGGCACTCGCCCACCGTAACCGGTATCACCCCGCGCTGCCGCTGGTGAAAAAAATGATCACTGAGGGCCTGATTGGCCGCTCGCTGGAATACCGCGCACGTGGCAAGGAAGACGCCCGGGGAGGCAGCCTAGACCTCTGGGTGCTCGGCTCTCACCTCCTCAATCTGGTTCACTATTTCGCCGGTGAACCGAAGTCTTGCTCGGCCACCGTCCTGCAAGAGGGGCGACTCGTGACGAAGGAGGATGTCAAAGAAGGTTCAGAGGGCATCGGACCTCTGGCAGGGAATGAAGTGCATGCCCGCTTTGAGATGGCGGATGGCCTGCCCGCGTTCTTCGATTCGGTGCAAAATGCCGGCTCCAAAACGGCGGGTTTTGGCGTCCAGATCATCGGCACGGAAGGCATCATTGATATGCGCATTGATGTCGAGCCCCTCGTGCATCTGCTCCCAGGAAGCCCCTTCGGCCCGAATGACAAACCTCGCACCTGGATCCCCATCACGACGGCAGGCCTGGGTAAACCCGAACCGATCTCAGACATTCGCAAACGAGTGGGGGGGCATGTGGGAGCAGGGCGAGATCTCATCGCTGCAGTGAAAGAAAACCGTGAGCCTCTATGCAGCGCCAAGGACTGCCGCGTCACCTTGGAGATGATCACGGGCGTCTTCGAATCCCACCGCCTCCAGGGGCAGCGGGTGGCGTTACCTTTGAAGGATCGCGGGCAGCCTCTGACGAGGCTGTAA